One window of the Thermodesulfomicrobium sp. WS genome contains the following:
- a CDS encoding MerR family transcriptional regulator, with the protein MAARRYRIGEVAALLGVRTSTLRFWETEFPEACAQRTSTGQRYYTEEAVAMLRRIKELVHQEGLTLAGARRRLRQEALDDAADDLWEEVVRDLEVLYDLLATPSAAGSPSHGGLHG; encoded by the coding sequence ATGGCGGCGCGGCGCTACCGCATCGGTGAGGTGGCGGCACTTTTGGGGGTGCGGACGTCCACCCTGCGGTTTTGGGAGACAGAGTTTCCGGAAGCCTGTGCGCAGCGCACCTCCACCGGGCAGCGCTACTACACCGAAGAGGCCGTGGCCATGCTGCGCCGCATCAAGGAACTGGTGCACCAGGAAGGACTGACCCTGGCCGGGGCCCGTCGCCGCCTGCGCCAGGAGGCGCTTGACGATGCGGCGGACGATCTTTGGGAAGAAGTTGTGCGCGACTTGGAAGTTCTGTACGATCTGCTCGCCACTCCTTCGGCAGCGGGGAGCCCAAGCCACGGAGGTCTCCATGGCTAG
- a CDS encoding histidine kinase dimerization/phospho-acceptor domain-containing protein, with the protein MRYNPFRVDPAHPFQLVRFLSASSLVLVLGAGLVLAAVLTNTVRAAFLDKNRAFAQLLAENLNHQIYRRFTLPVVLAFGRVELKRKDQYERLDQVVESTIHSFHVLEIRIYNDAGEVVYATQPHLVGRTDLSDGAVRAAVEAGRTTMEEVHARSWWAAFLDPTPEAESVVLRTVYPLRAEADLRFRENPGPLLGVLEITQDISHDSGTVVRLQLSILVATLVSSAVLYGLMVFLIRKADRVLVERARERERLERELAQNEKLASMGRMVASIAHEIRNPLGIIRSSAELLRKKEADPSSPSARMLEAIFEESKRLSQIVHDFLDYARPRQPAMDEVDLYALAHQAVTFLGQDGRVRLENRLPAPYLVHGDKELIYRALYNVLANAVAVSPAGETVTVEPVCREGLRGVRVRDRGPGFDLQMLPRYIEPFFTTREQGTGLGLAIVHSVMQAHGGELLLGNAEEGGGQVDLVFCEPCSENSSSRPLLFS; encoded by the coding sequence ATGCGCTATAATCCCTTTCGCGTCGATCCCGCCCACCCCTTCCAACTGGTCCGTTTTCTCTCCGCAAGCTCGTTGGTGTTGGTGCTCGGCGCCGGACTGGTGCTTGCCGCGGTGCTCACCAACACCGTGCGCGCGGCGTTTTTGGACAAGAACCGCGCCTTTGCCCAGCTTTTGGCGGAAAATCTCAATCACCAGATCTATCGGCGCTTCACCTTGCCGGTGGTGCTCGCCTTTGGCCGGGTGGAGCTCAAGCGCAAGGATCAGTACGAGCGCCTGGATCAGGTGGTCGAGTCCACCATCCATTCCTTCCATGTGCTGGAAATCCGCATCTACAACGACGCCGGAGAAGTGGTGTACGCCACCCAGCCCCATTTGGTGGGGCGTACGGACCTGAGTGATGGGGCGGTGCGCGCCGCGGTTGAGGCAGGCCGCACCACCATGGAAGAGGTCCATGCGCGCTCGTGGTGGGCCGCTTTTCTCGACCCCACCCCTGAGGCAGAGAGCGTGGTGCTGCGCACGGTCTATCCGCTGCGGGCGGAGGCGGATCTGCGGTTTCGGGAAAACCCTGGTCCCCTTTTGGGGGTGCTCGAAATCACCCAAGACATCAGCCACGATTCCGGCACCGTGGTGCGCCTGCAGCTCTCCATTTTGGTGGCGACCCTCGTCTCGTCCGCGGTGCTCTACGGCCTCATGGTCTTTCTCATCCGCAAGGCGGACCGGGTGCTGGTGGAGCGGGCCCGGGAGCGGGAACGCCTGGAGCGCGAGCTTGCGCAAAACGAAAAGCTGGCCTCCATGGGCCGCATGGTGGCGAGCATCGCCCACGAGATCCGCAATCCCTTAGGCATCATCCGCAGCAGCGCCGAGCTCTTGCGCAAGAAAGAGGCAGATCCGTCGAGCCCCAGCGCGCGCATGCTCGAGGCCATCTTCGAAGAATCCAAGCGCCTCAGCCAGATCGTCCATGACTTTTTGGACTACGCCCGGCCGCGGCAGCCTGCCATGGACGAGGTGGACCTCTATGCCCTGGCCCATCAGGCGGTGACCTTTTTGGGGCAGGATGGCCGCGTGCGCTTGGAAAACCGCTTGCCGGCGCCGTATCTGGTGCACGGGGACAAGGAGTTGATCTACCGCGCGCTCTACAACGTCCTGGCCAATGCGGTGGCGGTTTCCCCTGCGGGCGAGACGGTGACCGTGGAGCCGGTATGTCGGGAAGGATTGCGCGGCGTGCGGGTGCGGGACCGCGGCCCGGGTTTCGACCTTCAGATGCTGCCGCGCTACATCGAGCCGTTCTTCACCACCCGGGAGCAGGGGACCGGCCTTGGGCTCGCCATTGTCCACTCCGTCATGCAGGCCCATGGCGGCGAATTGCTGCTGGGCAATGCCGAAGAAGGCGGCGGTCAGGTGGACCTTGTGTTCTGTGAGCCGTGTTCGGAGAATTCCTCCTCACGTCCCCTGCTTTTTTCCTAA
- a CDS encoding PilZ domain-containing protein → MASVHKIFMAKDGSAAFVCPACGREKVFDARAFLDKNPRFDVRCSCGQVTPVLLEFRKYFRKKVRLVGLCTVERTGQEYPIEVRDVSLEGVGFALADKTVVPDMLPGDVVEVRFRLDNRAKSRVERRGEIRTLRGEFVGVEFFPVAYDKDLGGYLLGT, encoded by the coding sequence ATGGCTAGTGTGCACAAGATTTTTATGGCCAAGGATGGAAGCGCCGCTTTCGTCTGTCCGGCATGCGGTCGGGAGAAGGTGTTCGATGCCCGGGCCTTTTTGGACAAAAATCCACGCTTTGACGTGCGCTGCTCCTGCGGCCAGGTAACACCTGTCCTCTTGGAATTTCGCAAATATTTCCGCAAGAAAGTCCGCTTGGTTGGGCTTTGCACCGTGGAACGCACGGGCCAGGAATACCCCATCGAAGTGCGGGACGTATCCTTGGAGGGCGTGGGTTTTGCCCTGGCGGACAAGACGGTCGTGCCGGACATGCTCCCTGGAGACGTGGTGGAGGTGCGCTTTCGCCTCGACAACCGCGCCAAAAGCCGCGTGGAGCGCCGCGGCGAGATCCGCACCCTGCGCGGGGAATTTGTCGGCGTGGAGTTTTTTCCCGTGGCCTATGACAAGGACCTGGGCGGCTATCTTTTGGGAACGTGA
- the pgi gene encoding glucose-6-phosphate isomerase, translating into MGIHQTPAWQALAEHARQMQRIHLRQLFAEDPDRFTRFHRRIPGLLVDFSKNWITDRTLALLMDLAVAADLPARRDAMLRGERINSTEKRAVLHTALRRPRGASLLLDGRDVVADVHAVLDQMEHWVEAVRSGAWRGYTDRPITDVVNIGIGGSDLGPRMAVHALGAYAAKHLRFHFVSNIDPTHMARVLEVVLPETTVFLVASKTFTTQETLANAHAARAWFLRSATEADIARHFVAMSTNTEAVRAFGIDPANMFGFWDWVGGRYSVWSAIGLSVALAIGMEGFREFLAGGHDMDTHFATAPLADNIPVILGLLRVWYRDFCGLSSCAVLPYDQYLEHFPSYLQQLDMESNGKGVTHAGVPVQYATGPVLWGQVGTNGQHAFYQLLHQGTSVVPCDFLAPRAPLHPLGDQHRMLLANFLAQTEALMRGRTLEEARQALRHLPEAERERLAPHKVFPGNRPSTSIVYDRLTPRTLGRLIALYEHMVFVQGVIWDINSFDQMGVELGKELAGALLPELVPGAAVGEHDASTAALVRYLRAEDDTPAGD; encoded by the coding sequence ATGGGGATTCATCAGACACCCGCGTGGCAGGCGTTGGCCGAGCACGCCCGGCAGATGCAGCGCATCCATCTGCGTCAGCTCTTTGCCGAGGACCCGGATCGCTTTACCCGCTTCCACCGCCGCATCCCTGGGCTGTTGGTGGATTTTTCCAAAAACTGGATCACGGACCGCACCCTGGCCTTGCTGATGGACCTCGCCGTGGCCGCGGATCTTCCCGCGCGTCGGGACGCCATGCTGCGCGGCGAGCGCATCAATTCCACGGAAAAGCGGGCCGTGCTCCATACCGCCTTGCGCCGACCGCGAGGGGCGTCGCTTCTGCTGGACGGCCGGGACGTGGTGGCGGACGTGCACGCGGTACTGGACCAGATGGAACACTGGGTCGAGGCGGTGCGCAGCGGTGCGTGGCGGGGATACACCGACCGGCCCATCACCGATGTGGTCAATATCGGCATCGGCGGCTCTGATCTCGGGCCGCGCATGGCGGTACATGCCTTGGGGGCTTACGCCGCCAAACATTTGCGTTTCCATTTCGTCTCCAACATTGATCCCACCCACATGGCTCGGGTGCTGGAGGTGGTGCTCCCGGAGACCACGGTCTTCTTGGTGGCCTCCAAGACCTTTACCACCCAGGAAACCCTGGCCAACGCCCACGCGGCCCGTGCCTGGTTTCTGCGCTCCGCCACCGAGGCCGACATCGCCCGGCATTTCGTGGCCATGTCCACCAATACCGAGGCGGTGCGTGCCTTTGGCATCGACCCTGCCAATATGTTTGGTTTTTGGGACTGGGTGGGCGGCCGCTACTCGGTGTGGTCGGCCATCGGCCTTTCGGTCGCCTTGGCCATCGGCATGGAAGGATTCCGGGAGTTTTTGGCGGGCGGCCACGACATGGACACCCATTTCGCCACTGCCCCGCTTGCGGACAACATCCCCGTGATCTTGGGTCTGCTGCGGGTGTGGTACCGCGATTTCTGTGGTCTTTCCTCGTGCGCGGTCCTTCCGTACGACCAGTATCTCGAACATTTTCCCAGTTATCTCCAGCAACTGGATATGGAGAGCAACGGCAAGGGCGTGACCCATGCTGGAGTCCCGGTGCAGTATGCCACGGGCCCGGTGCTGTGGGGACAGGTGGGCACCAATGGGCAGCACGCCTTCTACCAGCTCCTCCATCAGGGGACGAGCGTGGTGCCGTGCGACTTCTTGGCCCCGAGAGCGCCGCTCCACCCCTTGGGCGACCAGCACCGCATGCTGCTGGCCAATTTCCTTGCCCAGACCGAGGCCCTCATGCGCGGCCGCACCCTGGAGGAGGCCCGGCAGGCCCTGCGCCATCTGCCAGAAGCGGAGCGGGAGCGCCTTGCCCCGCACAAGGTCTTTCCGGGCAACCGGCCGTCCACGTCCATCGTGTACGACCGCCTGACCCCGCGCACCTTGGGTCGGCTCATCGCCCTCTACGAGCACATGGTGTTCGTGCAAGGCGTGATCTGGGACATCAATTCCTTCGACCAGATGGGCGTGGAGCTGGGCAAAGAGCTGGCGGGCGCCTTGCTGCCGGAGCTGGTGCCCGGAGCGGCGGTGGGCGAGCATGACGCCTCCACCGCGGCCTTGGTGCGGTATCTGCGCGCCGAAGACGACACCCCCGCCGGGGACTAG
- the recD gene encoding exodeoxyribonuclease V subunit alpha, producing the protein MLPAPELISRLAPELGFTPQDLLSAGALAHLGAPLAVALAAALLSQGARRGHTCLAEGELTARMEAISAGLAPQLTATNMPWISSQGDPAPLARSSGRLYLWRHYHHETELAKRLLHLAQCRPEVDTAWLATALPRFFPNLGSEPDFQALAALQVVRCQLTIIAGGPGTGKTTTLARALALFAAHTVHAWGKRPRILLAAPTGKAAARMREAIDRVRPTLASEIQGLIPTTASTIHRLLEMGASGTPQRDPSRPLALDLLAVDETSLMDGELAWHVVRALPEGARLVLLGDPHQLTSVEEGAVLASLTGSPDPEAVGPETTDMAHTLCGWELPALPTPAPPLAENLIALRRTYRFRQDSGIQALAQALRAGDTPRLQFILAQPWPDVTISPWRTEAELAALLGRHALPAFKPLGRLSPDAALAAIDRLRILCPMRHGPGGVEHANALLEGMLRTTSDPWFPGRLILVLANDPELDLANGDVGITLAAPGRGLRVWFAGPRSVPPAALGAVESAYATTVHKSQGSEAETVVLVLPQADHPMMSRELVYTAITRARSRLIILGDPERILQAASRRTQRSSGLGERLWQPSPYDSAQ; encoded by the coding sequence ATGCTCCCTGCCCCAGAGCTGATTTCCCGCCTTGCCCCGGAGCTGGGCTTCACCCCCCAAGACCTCCTGAGCGCCGGGGCACTCGCGCACCTCGGCGCGCCCCTGGCCGTGGCCCTGGCCGCAGCCCTGCTCTCCCAAGGGGCCCGACGCGGACACACCTGCCTTGCCGAAGGGGAACTCACCGCCCGGATGGAGGCCATCTCTGCCGGGCTCGCCCCCCAGCTGACGGCCACGAATATGCCGTGGATCAGCAGCCAGGGCGATCCGGCCCCTCTGGCCCGAAGCTCGGGGCGCCTCTATCTCTGGCGACATTACCACCACGAGACCGAACTTGCGAAGCGCCTCCTCCACCTGGCCCAATGCCGGCCCGAGGTGGATACGGCCTGGCTCGCCACGGCCCTGCCGCGATTTTTCCCTAACCTCGGCTCGGAACCCGACTTCCAGGCCCTGGCTGCCCTCCAGGTGGTCAGGTGCCAACTCACCATCATCGCCGGCGGCCCGGGCACCGGCAAAACCACCACCCTGGCTCGGGCCCTGGCGCTCTTTGCCGCCCACACTGTCCATGCATGGGGCAAACGCCCCCGCATCCTTTTGGCCGCGCCCACGGGCAAGGCCGCAGCGCGCATGCGCGAGGCCATCGACAGGGTGCGGCCCACGCTTGCCTCGGAAATCCAGGGTCTGATCCCCACCACAGCCTCCACCATCCACCGCCTGCTGGAGATGGGGGCATCCGGCACGCCGCAGCGCGACCCATCGCGCCCCCTGGCGCTGGATCTCCTCGCGGTGGACGAAACCTCGCTCATGGACGGAGAACTCGCCTGGCATGTGGTACGGGCACTGCCCGAAGGGGCGCGCTTGGTGCTCCTGGGCGATCCCCACCAGCTCACCTCCGTGGAAGAAGGGGCGGTGCTGGCAAGTCTCACCGGCAGCCCGGATCCCGAGGCCGTGGGCCCGGAGACCACCGACATGGCCCATACGCTTTGCGGCTGGGAACTTCCCGCCCTGCCCACGCCCGCGCCGCCCCTTGCCGAAAACCTGATCGCTTTGCGGCGCACCTACCGTTTTCGCCAGGACTCGGGCATCCAAGCCCTGGCCCAGGCCCTGCGCGCCGGCGATACACCGCGCCTGCAGTTCATCCTCGCCCAACCCTGGCCGGACGTCACTATTTCCCCATGGCGCACCGAAGCCGAACTGGCAGCCCTCTTGGGCCGTCATGCACTTCCCGCCTTCAAACCACTCGGCCGCCTGTCTCCCGATGCCGCCCTGGCCGCCATCGACCGCCTGCGCATCCTTTGCCCCATGCGCCACGGCCCCGGAGGCGTGGAGCACGCCAACGCCCTCCTGGAGGGCATGCTCCGCACCACCTCGGACCCATGGTTTCCGGGTCGCCTCATTCTCGTACTCGCCAACGATCCGGAACTGGATTTGGCCAACGGGGACGTGGGGATCACCCTGGCGGCTCCTGGCAGAGGACTTCGCGTCTGGTTCGCCGGCCCGCGCTCGGTGCCGCCGGCGGCCTTGGGCGCGGTGGAAAGCGCCTATGCCACCACGGTGCACAAAAGTCAGGGATCCGAAGCCGAAACCGTCGTCCTCGTCCTGCCCCAGGCCGATCACCCCATGATGTCTCGGGAACTCGTCTATACGGCCATCACCCGCGCCCGCTCTCGCCTCATCATCCTTGGCGATCCGGAGCGCATCCTTCAGGCGGCAAGCCGCCGCACCCAGCGCAGCTCCGGGCTTGGAGAGCGGCTCTGGCAGCCATCCCCGTACGACTCTGCACAGTGA
- a CDS encoding pyridoxal phosphate-dependent aminotransferase, protein MRLAQRMQAIRPSATLAVNAKAQELRAAGKPIVSLAVGEPDFPTPAHVVEAAHQALRDGFTRYTPVPGIAPLREAVAASFARHGVTTAGPEHVMVTNGGKQALFNLFLALLDPGDAVLVPAPYWVSYPDMIALAQGVPVVVPTEPERGFLVDLDALDAACTPRTRMLVLNSPSNPTGAHYTQEAMDQLAAWAHDRGIFVVSDEIYDQLVYPPAAPASLARWWERHPEGFAVVNGLAKSHAMTGWRVGYVLAHADLIKAMIKIQGQSTSNICSIAQKAALAALTGDDACVQSMRQAFQRRRDLAMDMVQTWPKVVCPKPQGAFYLFPRVDALYSPAVPDSAAMCAYLLEAASVALVPGAAFGDDRCIRISYAVDDATLTEALGAIGQALARLC, encoded by the coding sequence ATGCGACTGGCCCAGCGAATGCAAGCCATCCGGCCTTCAGCCACCTTGGCGGTCAATGCCAAGGCCCAGGAGCTGCGCGCTGCAGGTAAACCCATCGTGAGTCTGGCCGTGGGCGAGCCGGACTTTCCCACCCCGGCGCACGTGGTGGAAGCGGCCCACCAGGCCCTGCGCGATGGATTCACCCGCTATACCCCCGTGCCGGGCATTGCCCCGCTGCGCGAGGCCGTGGCGGCTTCTTTTGCGCGCCATGGCGTCACCACGGCTGGCCCGGAGCATGTGATGGTGACCAATGGCGGCAAGCAGGCCCTCTTCAACCTCTTTCTCGCCCTTTTGGATCCGGGCGATGCGGTGCTTGTCCCCGCGCCGTACTGGGTGAGCTATCCGGATATGATCGCCCTGGCGCAAGGGGTGCCGGTGGTGGTGCCCACCGAGCCGGAACGGGGCTTCTTGGTGGACCTCGACGCCTTGGATGCGGCCTGCACGCCACGCACGCGTATGCTGGTCCTCAATTCGCCCTCCAATCCCACGGGCGCGCACTACACCCAGGAGGCCATGGACCAATTGGCCGCCTGGGCCCATGACCGGGGGATCTTCGTGGTGAGCGACGAGATCTACGACCAGTTGGTGTACCCGCCGGCAGCGCCAGCCTCCCTGGCCCGGTGGTGGGAGCGTCACCCGGAAGGGTTCGCCGTGGTCAACGGCCTGGCCAAGAGCCATGCCATGACCGGCTGGCGTGTGGGCTACGTCTTGGCCCATGCGGACCTCATCAAGGCCATGATCAAGATCCAGGGGCAAAGCACGTCCAACATCTGTTCCATTGCCCAGAAGGCGGCCTTGGCTGCGCTCACGGGCGACGACGCCTGTGTCCAGAGCATGCGGCAGGCCTTCCAGCGCCGTCGGGATTTGGCCATGGACATGGTGCAGACGTGGCCCAAGGTGGTGTGTCCCAAGCCGCAGGGGGCGTTTTATCTCTTTCCTCGGGTGGACGCCCTGTACTCGCCGGCGGTGCCGGATTCCGCCGCCATGTGCGCCTATCTCCTCGAGGCCGCATCCGTGGCGTTGGTGCCGGGTGCGGCCTTCGGCGATGACCGCTGTATTCGCATTTCCTATGCCGTGGACGACGCCACGCTGACCGAAGCCCTTGGGGCCATAGGTCAGGCGTTGGCGCGTCTGTGCTAG
- the pheT gene encoding phenylalanine--tRNA ligase subunit beta, with amino-acid sequence MLLGLSWLRQWTPFEGTAQELADRLTMLGLEVEDIRDPFAHLASVVTGRVVECVPHPASDHLSVCRVDVGGAELLPIVCGAPNVAAGQIVPVAPVGTTLPGGMTIQKAKLRGERSWGMICSERELGLGESHSGIMVLDPKLSPGVPVPDALGLERVVLDVSITPNRADCLSVLGLARETAAAFGLPVHLPQVRLTEAGEPWSLAVEAEAEACSLYQARLIRSLSVASSPDWMRYRLLACGMRPRNNLVDVTNYVLLETGQPLHAFDADRLRGGCIRAARTSQPLEFTTLDGQVRRMEPGDILIWDAQGPVAVAGVMGGQDSEVTETTTNVLLESAVFHPLTVRRTARRLGIASEAAYRFERGVDQLATTWALDRAAALMAELAGGVVAPGVAGAEPVPYAPRSVSFRPRRVFEVLGVDPGEEFAHKTLVSLGCAVMNHGDAWEVTLPSFRLDLEREIDLVEEVARFYGMDRIPAVLPPVSLSLDALAQADTSFAETAAVKAWGKGVGLLEAVNYSFVSAADITRCGLSLERAVRVANPLSEDMEVLRTDLVPGMLRALRHNIAGGTTRVRLFEVARVFVSDPQKETTVAEALRLAILLHGARFAERAPYPRGEVAFADIKGLVEHLLVHLGLGPCRWQAEPARPYLAEQATVWVDGRSLGAVGRIVPSIADAYEARGAVWYADLDLEQLLAMARQSRVRFTPLARFPVVRRDVTLRMGWDISVDQVLAAVAAMQEPLVDEHFVLDVYHPQDAAVRHVTVRVVYRHPERTLKDKEVDAAHSRLVSRIVQQLPVQVV; translated from the coding sequence CGGCGTCGGATCATCTGTCGGTGTGCCGGGTGGACGTGGGAGGCGCGGAGCTTCTTCCCATCGTATGTGGGGCCCCCAATGTGGCGGCGGGGCAGATCGTGCCGGTGGCTCCCGTGGGCACCACGCTTCCGGGGGGCATGACCATCCAAAAGGCCAAGCTGCGCGGGGAGCGTTCGTGGGGCATGATCTGCTCGGAGCGGGAATTGGGCTTGGGAGAGAGCCATAGCGGCATCATGGTGCTCGACCCGAAGCTTTCCCCTGGGGTGCCCGTGCCGGATGCCTTGGGCCTGGAGCGCGTGGTGCTCGATGTGAGCATTACTCCCAACCGTGCGGATTGTCTTTCTGTTTTGGGCCTGGCGCGGGAAACGGCCGCGGCCTTTGGATTGCCGGTGCACCTTCCCCAGGTGCGGCTCACCGAGGCCGGGGAACCCTGGTCGCTTGCCGTGGAGGCGGAGGCCGAGGCCTGCTCGCTCTATCAGGCCCGATTGATCCGTTCCCTTTCGGTTGCCTCGAGTCCGGATTGGATGCGCTACCGCCTTCTTGCCTGTGGTATGCGGCCGCGCAACAATCTCGTGGATGTCACCAACTACGTGCTCTTGGAGACGGGCCAGCCCCTGCACGCCTTTGACGCGGACCGTCTGCGCGGGGGGTGCATCCGGGCGGCCCGGACTTCGCAGCCGCTGGAATTCACCACCTTGGATGGCCAGGTGCGGCGCATGGAGCCTGGGGACATCCTCATTTGGGATGCCCAAGGACCGGTGGCGGTGGCCGGCGTCATGGGCGGGCAGGATTCGGAAGTCACGGAGACGACCACGAACGTGCTTTTGGAGAGCGCGGTGTTCCACCCGCTCACGGTGCGGCGCACGGCCCGGCGCTTGGGGATCGCCAGCGAGGCGGCGTATCGCTTCGAACGCGGAGTGGATCAGCTCGCTACGACGTGGGCTCTCGACCGGGCTGCCGCCCTCATGGCGGAGCTTGCCGGCGGCGTGGTCGCCCCGGGAGTGGCGGGGGCAGAGCCGGTACCGTATGCCCCGCGCTCGGTGTCCTTCCGCCCTCGGCGGGTTTTCGAGGTCCTCGGAGTGGATCCGGGCGAGGAATTTGCCCACAAGACCTTGGTGTCCTTGGGATGTGCCGTCATGAACCACGGGGACGCCTGGGAGGTCACCTTGCCCTCGTTCCGGCTGGATCTGGAGCGGGAGATCGATTTGGTGGAAGAGGTGGCCCGGTTTTACGGCATGGACCGCATCCCGGCGGTGCTCCCGCCGGTGTCGTTGTCCCTCGATGCCCTGGCGCAGGCGGACACGAGCTTTGCGGAGACGGCTGCGGTCAAGGCATGGGGCAAGGGCGTCGGACTGTTGGAAGCGGTGAACTACAGCTTCGTGAGCGCCGCAGACATAACGCGGTGCGGCCTTTCCCTGGAGCGCGCTGTCCGCGTGGCCAACCCCTTGAGTGAGGACATGGAAGTGCTGCGCACCGATTTGGTGCCAGGGATGCTGCGCGCCTTGCGCCACAATATCGCGGGCGGAACGACCCGTGTGCGGCTCTTTGAGGTGGCGCGGGTATTCGTTTCGGATCCCCAGAAGGAAACCACGGTGGCGGAGGCGCTGCGTTTGGCCATTCTCCTGCATGGTGCGCGTTTTGCCGAGCGGGCGCCGTATCCGCGCGGGGAGGTGGCGTTTGCCGATATCAAGGGTCTGGTAGAGCATTTGCTTGTGCATTTGGGCTTGGGGCCGTGCCGTTGGCAAGCGGAGCCGGCCCGGCCGTATCTGGCCGAGCAAGCCACGGTGTGGGTGGATGGCCGCAGCCTCGGTGCAGTGGGCCGCATCGTGCCCAGTATCGCCGATGCCTATGAGGCGCGCGGGGCGGTGTGGTACGCAGACCTCGATCTGGAGCAGCTTTTGGCCATGGCCCGGCAGTCCCGCGTGCGTTTCACCCCCTTGGCGCGCTTCCCGGTGGTGCGCCGAGACGTGACCTTGCGCATGGGCTGGGACATTTCCGTGGATCAGGTGCTCGCCGCAGTGGCGGCCATGCAGGAGCCGTTGGTGGACGAACACTTCGTCTTGGACGTCTACCACCCGCAGGACGCTGCGGTACGCCATGTGACAGTACGCGTGGTGTATCGGCACCCCGAGCGGACCCTCAAAGACAAGGAAGTGGACGCGGCCCATAGTCGGCTGGTTTCCCGTATTGTGCAGCAATTGCCTGTCCAGGTGGTGTGA